The window CCGGGGCTGGACCGTGACGGCGGCGTCGCCGGTCAGCGACTCGTTGTACTCGAGCAGGTACTGGCCCTCGCCGAGGTGCCACCACTCGTAGTCGTCGTCGGGGTCGCGCTTCGCGCTGTCGTGTGGCGCGGTCCCCGCGGGTTCGAGTTCGCCCCCGCCGAAGTCGACGCGGCCGGGGTCGACAACCTCGTACACCTCGGCGACGGTGAGGTCGAACCCCTCGCCCTCGGTCTGGGTCGGTTCGTGGACGACGTCCGTGACGTACTGCTCGTACA of the Halomicrobium salinisoli genome contains:
- a CDS encoding dCTP deaminase, which codes for MYEQYVTDVVHEPTQTEGEGFDLTVAEVYEVVDPGRVDFGGGELEPAGTAPHDSAKRDPDDDYEWWHLGEGQYLLEYNESLTGDAAVTVQPRTELLEWGVSHPTLRVDELPRVPLSVGGAGIKIKENARVSTIVDAEE